From one Formosa sediminum genomic stretch:
- a CDS encoding asparagine synthetase B, producing the protein MDADGQKNHLKAYGMTYWALDKQLKVKWLLNYRGGSFLVPDTDAIQRECQIRGVSFEVISNDKAENILELIESPSQNMEAVVLEKAPKIAVYTPKGNSPWDDAVTMVLTYAEIPYTTVYDEDVLNDNLLLYDWLHLHHEDFTGQYGKFYNSFKTAAWYIEDKKEAEALAQRLGYTKVSEEKLAVALKIRDYVVGGGFMFAMCSATDSFDIALSAEGVDICEAMFDGDASDPGYQNHINYNNTFAFTDFILERDPKVYEFSSIDMTTKRRIMKDADYFSLVDFSAKWDPVPTMLCQNHTALVKGFMGQTTSFTRDEIKSNVLVLGENKSNGEAKYIHGIKGKGFFTFYGGHDPEDYTHKVGDPKTELELHPTSPGYRLILNNVLFPAAKKKKQKT; encoded by the coding sequence ATGGATGCAGATGGTCAAAAAAATCATTTAAAAGCTTACGGTATGACCTATTGGGCACTCGATAAGCAATTAAAAGTTAAATGGCTTTTAAACTATCGAGGTGGGTCTTTTTTAGTACCAGATACCGATGCTATTCAGAGAGAATGCCAAATTAGAGGCGTCTCTTTTGAAGTCATTTCTAATGATAAAGCAGAAAACATTTTGGAGTTAATTGAGAGTCCGAGTCAGAATATGGAAGCTGTAGTCCTTGAAAAAGCACCCAAAATAGCGGTCTATACGCCAAAAGGAAATTCGCCATGGGATGATGCGGTAACTATGGTTTTAACCTATGCAGAAATTCCGTATACTACGGTATATGACGAAGATGTTTTAAACGATAATTTATTGCTATACGATTGGTTGCATTTACATCATGAGGATTTTACAGGGCAATACGGAAAGTTTTATAACAGTTTTAAAACCGCTGCCTGGTACATAGAAGATAAAAAAGAAGCAGAAGCTTTAGCGCAGCGTTTGGGATATACAAAGGTTTCTGAAGAAAAGTTAGCGGTAGCGTTAAAAATAAGAGATTATGTTGTGGGTGGCGGATTTATGTTTGCCATGTGCAGTGCTACAGATTCGTTTGACATTGCTTTGTCTGCTGAAGGTGTAGATATTTGCGAAGCTATGTTTGATGGCGATGCTAGTGATCCAGGGTATCAGAATCATATTAATTATAATAATACGTTTGCCTTTACAGATTTTATTTTAGAACGAGACCCTAAAGTGTATGAGTTTTCGTCTATAGACATGACAACAAAACGCCGTATAATGAAGGATGCCGATTACTTTTCGCTAGTAGATTTTTCAGCAAAGTGGGATCCTGTGCCTACCATGTTATGCCAGAATCACACGGCTTTAGTAAAAGGTTTTATGGGGCAAACGACGTCCTTTACTCGCGATGAAATTAAATCTAATGTGTTGGTGTTGGGCGAAAATAAAAGCAATGGTGAAGCCAAATACATTCATGGTATTAAAGGTAAAGGCTTTTTTACCTTTTATGGCGGACACGATCCAGAAGATTATACCCATAAGGTGGGAGACCCAAAAACAGAATTAGAGTTACACCCTACATCGCCAGGATACCGATTAATTCTAAATAATGTATTGTTTCCTGCAGCCAAAAAGAAAAAACAAAAAACATAA
- a CDS encoding secondary thiamine-phosphate synthase enzyme YjbQ: MKVIQNEMQLQPFKRGFHIITNEVVAALPELNTITTGMLHVFIKHTSASLTISENADPSVRVDFERHFNVMVPENQSYYTHTYEGADDMPAHIKSALLGSSVHIPITNGQLNLGTWQGIYMCEHRDYGGSRHLVLTAFGM, translated from the coding sequence ATGAAAGTTATTCAGAACGAGATGCAGTTACAGCCTTTTAAACGTGGGTTTCATATTATTACCAACGAGGTAGTAGCAGCTCTTCCAGAATTAAATACAATAACTACAGGAATGCTTCATGTATTTATTAAACACACGTCTGCTAGCCTCACTATTAGTGAAAATGCCGATCCTTCTGTACGTGTGGACTTTGAACGTCATTTTAATGTGATGGTGCCCGAAAATCAATCGTATTATACTCATACTTATGAAGGAGCAGACGATATGCCTGCTCATATAAAATCAGCGTTATTAGGTAGTAGTGTACACATACCTATTACCAATGGCCAATTAAATTTAGGGACTTGGCAAGGCATCTATATGTGCGAACACCGAGATTATGGTGGGTCAAGACATTTAGTGCTTACAGCTTTTGGAATGTGA
- a CDS encoding HAD family hydrolase: MELSQVKLVVSDMDGTLLNSKDEVSPRFYKLFHELQAHNVHFIAASGRQYFSMIEKLHPIKDAITIIAENGGLTKRGNQELAKRLLEKDKINAILPLLRAIENTFIVLCGKNKAYIETEDIHFPKLLSEYYTEFNTVTNLSEVTDDEFLKLAIYHTNNSEDFIYPKVKHLEAEYQIKVSGEHWLDISHHDANKGYALSEVQEEFGISEAETMVFGDYNNDLEMLKRAHFSYAMENAHPNVKQTARFITKSNDAFGVEVVLEALLDAKKKVLIDG, from the coding sequence ATGGAATTATCTCAAGTTAAACTCGTTGTTTCCGATATGGACGGTACCTTACTAAATTCTAAAGACGAAGTTAGTCCGCGTTTTTATAAATTGTTTCATGAGCTTCAAGCTCACAATGTGCATTTTATTGCCGCTAGTGGTCGACAGTATTTTAGTATGATTGAAAAGTTACACCCCATTAAGGATGCAATTACCATTATTGCTGAAAATGGTGGACTTACCAAACGTGGCAACCAAGAACTGGCAAAACGCTTACTTGAAAAAGATAAAATCAATGCCATCTTACCGCTGTTACGTGCTATTGAGAATACCTTTATTGTACTTTGTGGCAAAAACAAAGCATATATAGAAACAGAAGACATTCACTTCCCTAAGCTTTTAAGTGAATATTATACCGAATTTAATACAGTTACAAACCTCAGTGAAGTCACAGATGATGAATTTTTAAAACTGGCTATTTATCATACCAATAATTCTGAAGATTTTATTTATCCCAAAGTAAAACATTTGGAAGCTGAATATCAGATTAAAGTCTCTGGAGAACATTGGCTAGACATCTCACACCACGACGCAAATAAAGGATATGCTTTATCAGAAGTTCAAGAAGAATTTGGAATCTCTGAAGCAGAAACTATGGTATTTGGAGATTATAATAATGATTTAGAAATGCTGAAACGTGCCCATTTTAGTTATGCTATGGAAAATGCACACCCAAACGTTAAACAAACTGCACGTTTTATAACTAAAAGTAACGATGCTTTTGGTGTTGAAGTGGTATTAGAAGCTTTACTTGATGCTAAGAAAAAAGTTTTAATTGATGGTTAA
- a CDS encoding ABC transporter permease, whose translation MKEQERPWLYTISPKRKLIDLNFKEIWRYKDLLLLFVKRDIVTVYKQTILGPLWYFIQPLFTSIIFTVIFNNLAAIPVTPGVPAFLFNLAGITAWNYFKECLTGTSDTFTKNQAIFGKVYFPRVIIPMSIVVSNLVKFAIQLLVFIGFYVYFVGFTTTAYAARPQWSLLLLPVLVFIMGLLGLGFGMLISSMTTKYRDLTFLVAFGVQLLMYGSAVMYPLSFFEEKLPGVAWLVAYNPMTIVIEAFRHITLGVGEISSLQLVYISVVSIFVFLLGLIVFNSTEKKFIDTV comes from the coding sequence ATAAAAGAACAAGAACGCCCTTGGTTGTATACCATATCTCCAAAGCGTAAATTAATAGATCTTAATTTTAAAGAAATTTGGAGGTATAAAGACCTATTGTTACTGTTTGTAAAACGTGATATTGTTACTGTATATAAGCAAACCATTTTGGGGCCGTTGTGGTATTTTATACAGCCTTTATTTACCTCAATAATTTTTACGGTCATATTTAATAATTTAGCAGCCATACCAGTTACACCTGGCGTGCCTGCATTTTTATTTAACTTAGCAGGGATAACAGCTTGGAATTATTTTAAAGAATGCCTTACGGGTACAAGTGATACGTTTACTAAAAATCAGGCTATTTTTGGTAAAGTGTATTTTCCCAGAGTGATTATTCCTATGTCTATAGTGGTTTCTAACTTAGTGAAATTTGCCATTCAATTGTTGGTATTTATAGGGTTTTACGTCTATTTTGTAGGGTTTACCACTACGGCTTATGCTGCACGTCCGCAGTGGAGTTTGTTACTCTTACCAGTGCTTGTCTTTATTATGGGGCTTTTGGGTTTAGGCTTTGGGATGTTAATATCGTCTATGACTACCAAGTACCGTGATTTAACCTTTTTAGTGGCCTTTGGTGTGCAATTACTTATGTATGGCTCGGCAGTGATGTACCCTTTATCCTTTTTTGAAGAAAAATTACCAGGTGTTGCGTGGCTAGTGGCTTATAACCCTATGACTATTGTTATAGAAGCCTTTAGACATATTACGTTAGGCGTTGGCGAGATTTCTAGCCTTCAATTGGTATATATAAGTGTGGTTAGCATATTTGTGTTTTTGCTTGGACTTATCGTGTTTAATAGTACAGAGAAGAAATTTATAGATACGGTTTAA
- a CDS encoding NAD-dependent epimerase/dehydratase family protein yields MNTILITGGAGNIGSSLVAALATEPDTQLVVVDNLLTGVESHIPKLSNVKFIQADVNRYNDVAPVFERFNINYVFHLAAMVGVKRTLANPLRVLQDIEGIKNILSLSKASDVRRVFYSSSSEVYGEPFEVPQHENTTPLNSRLPYAIVKNVGESFFKSYQQEFGLDYTIFRFFNTYGPHQSDDFVVPRFLHAAQTNKPITIHGNGQQTRSFCYIDDTVSTCVEAYKKQLFINDVLNVGNDNEMTILELANRIIAFTNSKSEIIHLPALVEGDMKRRCPNNKRMKQVLERELVSLENGLKLMS; encoded by the coding sequence ATGAATACTATACTAATCACCGGAGGAGCCGGAAATATAGGGAGTAGTTTGGTTGCTGCTCTTGCAACAGAACCAGACACACAACTCGTAGTTGTAGACAATTTACTTACAGGAGTAGAATCACATATACCCAAGTTATCTAATGTAAAGTTTATTCAAGCAGATGTAAATCGATATAATGATGTTGCTCCAGTTTTTGAGCGTTTTAATATTAATTATGTATTTCATCTAGCAGCTATGGTAGGCGTAAAGCGTACGTTAGCAAATCCTCTTCGCGTTTTACAGGATATAGAAGGGATAAAAAATATTTTGTCTTTATCGAAAGCATCAGATGTAAGGCGTGTATTTTATTCCAGTTCTTCAGAAGTGTATGGCGAGCCTTTTGAGGTACCACAACACGAAAACACGACACCTTTAAATTCTAGGTTACCTTATGCCATAGTGAAGAATGTAGGAGAATCATTTTTTAAATCTTACCAACAAGAATTTGGATTAGATTATACAATTTTTAGATTTTTTAATACCTATGGTCCACATCAAAGTGATGATTTTGTAGTGCCACGTTTTCTTCATGCTGCACAGACTAATAAGCCTATAACCATACATGGAAATGGACAGCAGACCCGTTCGTTTTGTTATATAGATGATACGGTTTCGACCTGTGTAGAAGCTTATAAAAAGCAACTGTTTATTAACGATGTTTTAAATGTAGGAAACGACAATGAAATGACCATCTTAGAATTAGCAAATCGTATTATTGCATTTACGAATTCAAAATCAGAGATTATACATTTACCAGCATTGGTAGAAGGCGATATGAAGCGTCGTTGTCCTAATAACAAAAGGATGAAGCAGGTTTTAGAACGAGAATTAGTTAGTCTTGAAAATGGATTAAAATTGATGAGTTAA